The Paraburkholderia megapolitana genomic sequence GATGCCGAGCGCCTTGGCGATCGGCGCCGTGACGAACACGTTGGTCGCGGTCACGATGCAGCACAGGTCGCCTGCATCGAGATGCCGGCGCAGCAACGCAAGCGCGGCAGGACGGATGGCCGGGACGATCACCTGTTCCATGAACTGTGCATGCCACGCATCGAGCTGCGCGCGCGAATGACGCGCTAGCGGCGCAAGCGTGTAGTTCAGGTAGTCGTTCATATCGAGCGTACCGGCCACGTATTGCTGGTAGTACGCGTCGATTTCATCGGCGTGCTGCTGCGCCCCGTCGATCCCCAACCCTGCGATGAAATGCGCCCACGACTGGTCGCTGTCGAGCGGCAGCAGCGTGTGGTCCAGATCGAACAGCGCAAGATTGCGGCTCATTACTTCTCTCCCCAGCAGTGGTCAGTCGGCGCGGCATCGCGCCGCGTTACCGACGATATAGCGTGCCCGTCGCACGCCGTGGCGATCCTATATTTAAATGCACAAAATTACAATATGGCAAAAATGTGCAACACTACTGTCATAAACGCCGGGTCGCTTCAAGCCGGCCGCCGGAGACCGTTGTGGCCGAAGGTATCGAAAGCGTAGTCAGCCATGTTGATTCTTCTTAATCTGCTGTCCGGGGTTGCCCTGCTCGTGTGGGGCTCGCATATCGTACGCACCGGCATCCTTCGCGTACTCGGCGCCGATCTGCGCCGCGTGCTCGGGCGTAGTACCGATGGTCGTCTGAAGGCGTTTCTCGCCGGGATCGGTGTGACGAGTCTCGTGCAGAGCAGCAATGCGACCGCGGTGATCGTGATGTCGTTTGCGGCCCAGGGGTTGTTGCCGCTCGCATCCGGCCTCGCGATCATGCTCGGCGCGGACGTCGGTACGGCACTGATGGCGCGTGTGCTGACGCTCGATCTGTCCTGGCTGTCGCCGATCCTCGTGCTGTTTGGCGTGCCGGTGTTCCTGTCGCGCAAGCAGACGCGTCTCGGCCAGGTGGGCCGGACCGCGATCGGCCTTGGCCTGATCCTGCTCGCACTGCATCTGATCGTCGAAGCCGCCCAACCGATGATGAGCGGCGCCGGCGTACGCGTGATGTTCGGCGCGCTGACCGGCGACACGATGCTCGATGCGCTGGTCGGCGCGGCATTCGCGATGATCTCGTACTCGAGCCTCGCCGCGGTGCTGCTGACGGCGACGCTTGCATCCTCAGGCGTGATCTCGCTGAAGGTCGCGCTGTGCCTCGTGATCGGCGCGAATCTGGGTAGCGGCATGCTGGCGCTGTTCGGTACGCTGGCGCAGAACGCCGCGGCGCGACGCCTTGCGCTCGGCAGCCTCGCGTTCAAGTTCGCCGGCGCACTACTGATCCTGCCGTTCGCGCCGTTGCTCGCGCGCGGGCTGCCGGTGCTGATCGCCAATCCGCGCGAAGCGACCGTTGGCTTTCACCTGATCTACAACACGCTGCGCTGCTGCGCGTGCCTGCTGCTGATCGATCCGGTCGGGCGCATCTGCGAGCGCCTGCTGCCCGATCGTGCCGTGCCGAACGGCGAGATCCGTCCGCTGCATCTCGACGCGGCCGCGCTGTCTACGCCGAGCCTCGCGCTCGCAAACGCTGCCCGTGAAGTGCTGCGTGTCGGCGACATCGTTCGCGCGATGCTCGATAACGTCGCCGAGCTGCTGCACCACAACGACCTGCAGAAAGCGCGCGAAACGATCCGCATGGACGACGACATCGATCATCTCTATGCAGCTGTGAAGACCTACCTCGCGCAAATTTCCCGCGAACAGCTCGACGAGCCCGATAGCCGTCGCTGGACCGACATCATCGCGCTGACGATCAACCTCGAACACGCGGGCGACATCATCGAGCGCATCGTCAGCGATATCGAAGAGAAAAAGATCTCGCATCGTCTGTCGTTTTCGGAGGAAGGGCTCGGCGAACTCGAGGACCTGCATACGCGGCTCGTCAGCAATCTGCAGCTTGGGCTATCGGTGTTTTTGAACAACGACCTGCGCTGTGCGGAGCGTTTGCTGGCGGAGAAGGAACGTTTCCGCGATCTCGAACGCGCCTATTCGTATGCGCACGTCGACCGGCTAGCTGGGCAGACGCTGCGCAGCATCGAAACCAGTGCGCTGCATCTGGACCTGATCAGCGACATGAAGCGGCTCAACTCGCTGTTCTGTTCGACGGCCTACCCGGTGCTCGACGCAGCAGGCGCCCTGCGCGAAACGCGGTTGCGCAAGCGCGCGCTCGACACGATGCACGTGAAGGAATGAGCTACCTGTACGTCGCGCTCAGGCGATGATCACCTTG encodes the following:
- a CDS encoding Na/Pi cotransporter family protein, which gives rise to MLILLNLLSGVALLVWGSHIVRTGILRVLGADLRRVLGRSTDGRLKAFLAGIGVTSLVQSSNATAVIVMSFAAQGLLPLASGLAIMLGADVGTALMARVLTLDLSWLSPILVLFGVPVFLSRKQTRLGQVGRTAIGLGLILLALHLIVEAAQPMMSGAGVRVMFGALTGDTMLDALVGAAFAMISYSSLAAVLLTATLASSGVISLKVALCLVIGANLGSGMLALFGTLAQNAAARRLALGSLAFKFAGALLILPFAPLLARGLPVLIANPREATVGFHLIYNTLRCCACLLLIDPVGRICERLLPDRAVPNGEIRPLHLDAAALSTPSLALANAAREVLRVGDIVRAMLDNVAELLHHNDLQKARETIRMDDDIDHLYAAVKTYLAQISREQLDEPDSRRWTDIIALTINLEHAGDIIERIVSDIEEKKISHRLSFSEEGLGELEDLHTRLVSNLQLGLSVFLNNDLRCAERLLAEKERFRDLERAYSYAHVDRLAGQTLRSIETSALHLDLISDMKRLNSLFCSTAYPVLDAAGALRETRLRKRALDTMHVKE
- a CDS encoding histidinol-phosphatase, which gives rise to MSRNLALFDLDHTLLPLDSDQSWAHFIAGLGIDGAQQHADEIDAYYQQYVAGTLDMNDYLNYTLAPLARHSRAQLDAWHAQFMEQVIVPAIRPAALALLRRHLDAGDLCCIVTATNVFVTAPIAKALGIEHLLGIEIGTEGNDPAARYTGAATGIPSFREGKIVRTNEWLASLGHTLKDFPKSYFYSDSINDVPLLERVTDPVATNPDDRLRVVAKERGWPVLELFGAA